A region from the Halosolutus gelatinilyticus genome encodes:
- a CDS encoding conditioned medium-induced protein 4, with translation MNEKTEELRDIFTDVTDGEATITESQEDTRGSLEKDDRSAEDRLENVIAQMRERYEFETPLSDDQLIALSKAFYDGESDDAIADDLGVDEETVFDARLSLHLVAEDDADEVDLVAIRDRDEDDATLAAEYDVSETQIRRYRRVAAAKDESRAANDRYRDEFDSILADADLTDRMATDVREDGLEDATEGMETNVDF, from the coding sequence ATGAACGAAAAAACGGAGGAACTCAGGGATATCTTCACCGACGTTACCGACGGGGAAGCGACGATCACCGAGTCGCAGGAGGACACCCGCGGATCGCTCGAAAAGGACGACCGAAGCGCCGAGGACCGGCTCGAGAACGTGATCGCGCAGATGCGCGAGCGGTACGAGTTCGAGACGCCGCTCTCGGACGACCAACTCATCGCTCTCTCAAAGGCGTTTTACGACGGCGAGAGCGACGACGCCATCGCCGACGATCTCGGCGTCGACGAGGAGACGGTCTTCGACGCCCGGCTGTCGCTGCACCTCGTCGCCGAGGACGACGCCGATGAGGTCGACCTCGTCGCGATCCGTGATCGGGACGAAGACGATGCCACGCTCGCCGCGGAGTACGACGTCAGCGAGACTCAGATCCGCCGCTACCGGCGAGTCGCCGCGGCCAAGGACGAATCCCGCGCGGCCAACGATCGCTACCGCGACGAGTTCGACAGTATCCTCGCCGACGCGGACCTGACCGATCGGATGGCGACCGACGTCCGCGAGGACGGCCTCGAGGACGCCACCGAGGGGATGGAGACGAACGTCGACTTCTAA
- a CDS encoding heterodisulfide reductase-related iron-sulfur binding cluster: MNIVAQSDVTRDTYWGISSTEYALFYLLATITILVFVYGVYRRFSRYAEGDADPFDRLDGLANRIVSAAKIVVTNEKQFNRDLYGGLMHSFILWGFLSLFIATLILMVDEYAAQKLLSMSFWHGEFYLAYQFMVDAMGLLFVVGLGMAMYRRYWVRNERLWDRHTGNEDDLFIWLLFGLGVGGFLLEGLRIYSAGIPEHEIVSFVGYGLALAFQAIGLATLGPTEAGVNGAGLNVENLHWATWWLHSLMAFFFIAWIPSAGKPFHVVSSFANVVTRDEQTGRRLPNVPADLDATNAESIDDFTWKELLDQDACTKCGRCSSVCPAKASDRPLDPRNVILDLRNYRESLDAGGGEQPIIADGGTSVINTETMESCMACMACMDACPVEIEHLQSFTRLQRQMTDQGDIAPSMQDVFQNVMQNGNTFGDSPRNRGDWADELEFDVADAREEEVDYLWYVGDFPSYDERNKQVARSLAAILQEADVSFGILFDDEKYDGNDIRRVGEEFLYIELAGHHVETWEDCEFETIVCTDPHSYNTFKNEYPEVDFEEFADDPMMPFDYEEQWNADGEIEVLHWTQAVEELVHDGKLDLTGTELDYTVTYHDPCHLGRYNDEYEAPRELIRATGCTLDEMPRNRENSFCCGGGGGGLWMDFEEEPKPSEERLREALEDTDAGSGVDKFVVACPMCMTMYEDGRKTGGYEDEIEIVDVAELIVEAIGAEEEARIAAAAD; encoded by the coding sequence ATGAACATCGTAGCCCAGTCGGACGTGACGAGGGATACGTACTGGGGGATCAGTAGCACCGAGTATGCGCTGTTCTATCTCCTCGCGACGATCACGATCCTCGTCTTCGTCTACGGCGTCTACCGGCGGTTCAGCCGCTACGCGGAGGGGGACGCTGATCCGTTCGATCGACTCGACGGCCTGGCGAACCGGATCGTCAGCGCCGCAAAGATCGTCGTCACGAACGAGAAGCAGTTCAACAGGGACCTCTACGGCGGGTTGATGCACTCGTTCATCCTCTGGGGATTTCTGTCGCTGTTCATCGCGACGCTCATCCTGATGGTCGACGAGTACGCCGCCCAGAAACTCCTCTCGATGTCGTTCTGGCACGGCGAGTTCTACCTCGCCTACCAGTTCATGGTCGACGCGATGGGGCTGCTGTTCGTCGTGGGCCTCGGCATGGCGATGTACCGCCGCTACTGGGTCCGTAACGAACGCCTCTGGGATCGCCACACCGGAAACGAAGACGACCTCTTCATCTGGCTCCTGTTCGGACTGGGCGTCGGCGGCTTCCTGCTCGAAGGGCTCCGGATCTACAGCGCCGGCATACCGGAGCACGAAATCGTCAGCTTCGTCGGCTACGGGCTGGCGCTCGCGTTCCAGGCGATCGGTCTCGCGACCCTCGGGCCGACCGAAGCCGGCGTCAACGGCGCCGGACTGAACGTCGAGAACCTCCACTGGGCGACCTGGTGGCTCCACTCGCTGATGGCCTTCTTCTTCATCGCGTGGATCCCCTCCGCCGGCAAGCCGTTCCACGTGGTCTCCTCGTTCGCGAACGTCGTCACGCGCGACGAGCAGACCGGTCGGCGGCTGCCGAACGTTCCCGCGGATCTGGACGCGACGAACGCCGAATCGATCGACGACTTCACCTGGAAGGAACTGCTCGACCAGGACGCCTGCACCAAGTGCGGTCGCTGTTCGTCGGTCTGCCCCGCGAAGGCCTCCGATCGGCCGCTCGATCCGCGCAACGTTATCCTCGACCTCCGGAACTACCGCGAATCGCTCGATGCCGGCGGCGGGGAGCAACCGATCATCGCCGACGGCGGCACCTCGGTGATCAATACCGAGACCATGGAATCCTGCATGGCCTGCATGGCCTGCATGGACGCCTGCCCCGTCGAGATTGAGCACCTGCAGTCGTTCACCCGCCTCCAGCGCCAGATGACCGACCAGGGCGACATCGCCCCCAGCATGCAGGACGTCTTCCAGAACGTCATGCAAAACGGCAACACGTTCGGCGACTCCCCGCGCAACCGCGGCGACTGGGCCGACGAACTCGAGTTCGACGTCGCCGACGCCCGGGAGGAGGAGGTCGACTACCTCTGGTACGTCGGCGACTTCCCGAGCTACGACGAGCGCAACAAGCAGGTCGCCCGATCGCTCGCGGCCATCCTGCAGGAAGCGGACGTCAGCTTCGGCATCCTCTTCGACGACGAGAAGTACGACGGCAACGACATCCGCCGCGTGGGAGAGGAGTTCCTCTACATCGAACTCGCCGGCCACCACGTCGAAACGTGGGAAGACTGCGAGTTCGAGACGATCGTCTGCACCGACCCCCACTCCTACAATACGTTCAAAAACGAGTACCCCGAGGTCGACTTCGAGGAGTTCGCCGACGACCCGATGATGCCGTTCGACTACGAGGAACAGTGGAACGCCGACGGCGAGATCGAGGTCCTCCACTGGACGCAGGCAGTGGAGGAACTCGTCCACGACGGCAAACTCGACCTCACGGGCACCGAACTCGACTACACGGTCACCTACCACGACCCCTGTCATCTCGGCCGGTACAACGACGAGTACGAGGCGCCGCGCGAACTGATCAGGGCGACCGGCTGCACGCTCGACGAGATGCCGCGCAACCGCGAGAACTCCTTCTGTTGCGGCGGCGGCGGGGGCGGCCTCTGGATGGACTTCGAGGAGGAGCCGAAGCCGAGCGAGGAGCGCCTGCGCGAGGCGCTCGAGGACACCGACGCCGGCAGCGGCGTCGACAAGTTCGTCGTCGCCTGCCCGATGTGCATGACGATGTACGAGGACGGCCGCAAGACCGGCGGCTACGAGGACGAGATCGAGATCGTCGACGTCGCCGAACTGATCGTCGAGGCGATCGGCGCCGAGGAGGAGGCGAGGATCGCGGCGGCGGCCGACTGA
- a CDS encoding L-threonylcarbamoyladenylate synthase, which produces MTDSDIDRAAAAIGEGELVVYPTETVYGLAADALDPDAVSRVFEAKGRDRSKPISFAVPSVPAALEYVRASDRERQFMARFLPGPVTVLCARREQVPDELTAGRDRVGVRIPDHDLALALCERAGTPITATSANVSGEGSVRRLGELDRTIRETAAATLDGGETAGTESTVVDVSTGTIHRRGARADEIERWLDEH; this is translated from the coding sequence ATGACCGACAGCGACATCGACCGCGCCGCCGCCGCGATCGGGGAGGGAGAGCTCGTCGTCTACCCCACGGAGACCGTCTACGGACTCGCCGCGGACGCGCTCGATCCCGACGCCGTATCGCGCGTTTTCGAGGCGAAAGGGCGGGACCGATCGAAGCCCATCTCGTTCGCGGTGCCGTCGGTGCCGGCCGCACTCGAGTACGTGCGCGCGAGCGATCGGGAGCGCCAGTTCATGGCCCGGTTCCTGCCCGGCCCCGTCACGGTGCTCTGTGCCCGACGCGAGCAGGTTCCGGACGAACTCACAGCCGGCCGCGATCGGGTCGGCGTCCGGATTCCGGACCACGACCTCGCGCTGGCGCTGTGCGAACGGGCCGGGACGCCGATCACTGCGACGAGCGCGAACGTCAGCGGCGAGGGCAGCGTGCGACGGCTCGGCGAGCTCGATCGAACGATCCGCGAGACGGCCGCCGCGACTCTCGACGGCGGGGAGACGGCCGGCACCGAGAGCACGGTCGTCGACGTCTCGACGGGAACGATCCACCGACGCGGTGCGCGGGCGGACGAGATCGAACGCTGGCTCGACGAGCACTGA
- a CDS encoding redoxin domain-containing protein, which yields MPAFDVVELDPADGPEPGSEASDFTRPLVTDEFWQDRDLAGLAADGGTILVFTPMVGSFVAKYVWDELAERGWHERDERVVGVSASTPYGIARFLDENEYPFSIFADPSNEVAESYGIAHDLDGMAGIGEPRLAFVAIDADRTVEAAWVATEWPEFPDYDDLEDELALD from the coding sequence ATGCCGGCGTTCGACGTCGTCGAACTCGATCCCGCGGACGGCCCCGAGCCCGGCAGCGAGGCGTCCGATTTCACCCGTCCGCTGGTCACCGACGAGTTCTGGCAGGATCGCGACCTCGCGGGCCTCGCGGCCGACGGCGGGACGATCCTCGTCTTCACGCCCATGGTCGGCTCGTTCGTCGCGAAGTACGTCTGGGACGAACTCGCCGAGCGAGGCTGGCACGAGCGCGACGAGCGCGTCGTCGGCGTCAGCGCCTCGACGCCGTACGGCATCGCCCGGTTCCTCGACGAGAACGAGTATCCGTTCTCGATCTTCGCCGATCCGTCCAACGAGGTCGCCGAATCCTACGGCATCGCCCACGACCTCGACGGGATGGCCGGGATCGGCGAACCGCGGCTGGCGTTCGTCGCGATCGACGCCGATCGCACCGTCGAGGCGGCCTGGGTCGCGACCGAGTGGCCGGAGTTCCCCGACTACGACGACCTCGAGGACGAACTCGCCCTCGACTGA
- a CDS encoding CRISPR-associated protein Cas4: MSRQLVSFSDLRSAAYCPRKCYYQRTRDDYDREPPPEVAEIRALATRYEDLLDRSVDALEAEPIAVSPEAYRDRLSRTRDRLREAGHWDRLREPADRDVLCAGRHCRGIVHKVLDAPLAPAVVSPGSPPDQGVWEPQSVHAVAAAKALAWEYETPVDRTWIEYPAHGVIRRIDLTVRRKARYRRALRTVRELDGPPPRIDNRSKCEACEFAADCGVRTRTLRSLLGL; this comes from the coding sequence GTGTCTCGCCAACTGGTCTCGTTCAGCGACCTCCGATCGGCCGCGTACTGCCCGCGGAAGTGCTACTATCAGCGAACCCGGGACGATTACGATCGGGAACCACCGCCCGAAGTCGCCGAGATCCGCGCCCTCGCGACCCGATACGAGGATCTCCTCGATCGCTCGGTCGACGCGCTCGAAGCGGAACCGATCGCCGTCTCGCCGGAGGCGTACCGCGATCGACTATCGCGCACGCGAGATCGGTTGCGGGAGGCCGGCCACTGGGATCGACTACGGGAACCGGCCGATCGCGACGTCCTGTGCGCCGGCCGGCACTGCCGCGGGATCGTCCACAAGGTGCTCGACGCCCCGCTCGCACCCGCGGTCGTCTCCCCCGGGTCCCCGCCGGACCAGGGGGTCTGGGAACCACAATCGGTTCACGCTGTCGCCGCCGCGAAAGCCCTCGCGTGGGAGTACGAAACGCCCGTTGATCGGACGTGGATCGAATACCCGGCTCACGGCGTGATTCGCCGTATCGATCTCACCGTCCGGCGGAAGGCCCGGTACCGGCGCGCGCTCCGGACGGTTCGGGAACTCGACGGGCCGCCCCCGCGGATCGACAATCGATCGAAGTGCGAGGCCTGCGAGTTCGCCGCCGACTGCGGGGTTCGAACGCGGACGTTGCGATCGCTCCTCGGATTGTAG
- a CDS encoding hemolysin family protein encodes MAPSPLLEVALAAFEVPVVGLEVDQTSVTILGLLAIVILVGLSAFFSSSEIAMFNLSKHRLEGMVEDGTEGATLVQELKSDPHRLLVTILVGNNLVNIAMSSIATALLGIYFEGLASILLATFGVTAIVLLFGESVPKSYAVENTDSWVVRIAKPLRGTEYLLYPLIVLFDYLTRQVNRLIGSTGAIESPYVTRDEIQEMIESGEREGVLEEEEHEMLTRIFRFNNTIVKEVMTPRLDMTAVPKGAGIDEAIETCIQSGHARIPVYEGSLDNVQGVVHIRDLVRDLNYGETDADDLELADLIQPTLHVPESKNVDELLTEMRENRMHMAIVIDEFGTTEGLVTMEDMVEEIIGEILEGGEEQPIEEIDDDTVLVRGEVNIEDVNEALDVELPEGEEFETIAGFIFNRAGRLVEEGEEITYDSVRITVEDVENTRIMMARLRKLEGEASTIDADETPDDEADTGDVTDSPLE; translated from the coding sequence ATGGCGCCGTCTCCGCTGCTCGAGGTTGCACTCGCCGCCTTCGAGGTGCCAGTTGTGGGTCTCGAGGTCGATCAGACGTCCGTGACGATCCTCGGCCTTCTCGCCATCGTCATACTGGTTGGACTCTCCGCCTTTTTCTCCTCGTCCGAGATCGCGATGTTCAACCTGTCGAAACACCGGCTAGAGGGAATGGTCGAGGACGGCACCGAAGGTGCAACGTTAGTACAGGAACTCAAAAGCGATCCGCATCGGCTGCTCGTGACGATCCTCGTCGGCAACAACCTCGTCAACATCGCGATGTCATCGATCGCCACGGCCCTGCTCGGGATCTACTTCGAGGGGCTCGCATCGATTCTGCTGGCGACGTTCGGCGTCACCGCAATCGTCCTCCTGTTCGGCGAGAGCGTTCCCAAGTCTTACGCGGTCGAGAACACCGACTCGTGGGTGGTTCGCATCGCGAAGCCGCTCAGAGGCACCGAGTACCTCCTCTACCCTCTCATCGTCCTGTTCGACTACCTCACCCGACAGGTGAACCGCCTCATCGGCTCTACGGGGGCGATCGAGTCGCCCTACGTGACCCGCGACGAGATTCAGGAGATGATCGAGTCCGGCGAGCGGGAGGGGGTCTTAGAGGAAGAAGAGCACGAGATGCTCACCCGGATCTTCAGATTCAACAACACGATCGTCAAGGAGGTGATGACGCCGCGACTGGACATGACGGCCGTCCCGAAAGGCGCCGGCATCGACGAGGCGATCGAAACCTGTATCCAGAGCGGCCACGCGCGTATCCCGGTCTACGAGGGTAGCCTCGACAACGTCCAGGGCGTCGTCCACATCCGCGACCTCGTCCGCGACCTGAACTACGGCGAGACCGACGCCGACGACCTGGAACTCGCCGACCTCATCCAGCCGACGCTGCACGTGCCCGAGTCGAAAAACGTCGACGAACTGCTCACCGAGATGCGCGAAAACCGGATGCACATGGCGATCGTCATCGACGAGTTCGGCACCACCGAAGGGCTCGTCACGATGGAGGACATGGTCGAGGAGATCATCGGCGAGATCTTAGAGGGCGGCGAGGAGCAGCCGATCGAGGAGATCGACGACGACACCGTCCTCGTCCGCGGCGAGGTCAACATCGAGGACGTCAACGAGGCGCTGGACGTCGAACTGCCCGAGGGCGAGGAGTTCGAGACCATCGCGGGCTTCATCTTCAACCGCGCGGGTCGACTCGTCGAGGAGGGCGAGGAGATCACCTACGACAGCGTCCGCATCACGGTCGAGGACGTCGAGAACACCCGGATCATGATGGCGCGGCTCCGCAAACTCGAAGGCGAGGCGTCGACGATCGACGCGGACGAGACGCCGGATGACGAGGCCGACACCGGCGACGTGACGGATAGCCCGCTCGAGTAG
- a CDS encoding glutathione S-transferase N-terminal domain-containing protein: MIAAASADTEAPITFYRLQGCPYCERVARRLTEYDLEYASRFVEPLHSRRDVVKRVAGVRTVPVIVDENTGVTMAESANIVDYLESTYGDRAAETADEEPSSAAAAGGEE; encoded by the coding sequence ATGATCGCAGCCGCCAGTGCAGACACGGAGGCACCGATCACGTTCTACCGACTACAGGGCTGTCCGTACTGCGAGCGGGTCGCGCGACGGCTCACCGAGTACGACCTCGAGTACGCCTCGCGGTTCGTCGAGCCGTTGCACTCACGGCGCGACGTCGTCAAGCGCGTCGCCGGCGTCCGCACCGTTCCGGTCATCGTCGACGAGAACACCGGCGTGACGATGGCCGAGAGCGCGAACATCGTCGACTACCTGGAGTCGACCTACGGCGATCGCGCCGCGGAAACGGCAGACGAGGAGCCGTCGTCCGCGGCGGCCGCCGGAGGTGAGGAGTGA